The Terriglobales bacterium nucleotide sequence GACGCTGGCTTCACAGTGGTCACGGGGTTCCCATCGCTCCTGGATTGCGGTTTAGAATGAGCCAGAAATCTCTGATGCCTTTGGCCATCTTCAACATTTCATCCGTCTTGCTTGGCTTTATCAGGTATCCATTTGCTCCCAGAATGTAGGCACGTGAATAACCGCTGGCAGGACAATGCGTTGCAACCTGAAAAGGCTCTGCTCGATGAGGCCAATTCTGGCCGAAAGCTGGGAGGGGTAGAGGGCCTGCCCAACGACGTGATCCCCCAGAGGTGTCAGCGGCGGAATGAAAGTGGTGGAAAGCTGGCGGTTTGAAATTCCGTTTTCTTCCCGGGCGTTTTCTTCCGGCAATTAGCGTTAAGCCTCTTCTTCCTTCTTCGAGTTGGTTTTTCTTCCGCGTCTTCTTTTTGGTTTTCTTCGCGGGTTTGTTCTTCGCACGTTCGGCGCACCATGACCCGTTCGCAGAACCGACGCAAATGTCGTTGTTGCAGTAAGTTCTTTGTTCCTGATCCGCGGACGGCGGACCGTCAGCGTTACTGTTTCGAACCCGGCTGCCGACAAGCCAGCAAGGCTGCCAGCCAACGGCGTTGGCTCAGCAAGAATGGGAATGGCGATTACTTCCGCGGCACGGAGGAGGTCAGCCGTGTGCAGGCATGGCGCCGGAGCAATCCAGGATATTGGAGGAGAAAGAAGCGCTCGGCTCAACGCATTCAAGTCATTGAAAACCAAGCAGCTAACATCGATCAGTCATCTTGTAACGTACCGAGAGAACTGCCCCGTACGTTACAAGATGACTGCCTGACGCAAGACCCTGCTTTTGTGGGGCTTATCTCGATGGTCACGGGCAGTACGTTACAAGAGGACATAGCGGTCACCGCCCGCCAACTGCTACTTCGAGGGCGGAACATTCTGGGCTTGTTGAGCCCGGAAAAATGTTAACGACTGCCCGATCCTTATTATGATCAGCAAGCATCTGTTGCAGCCTCAACGGCTGCGCCACATTCCCCCGAGCTTCAGTTGGGTGGACCATCGCTTGGTCCGCCACGATTATCTTCCCAGGGCTGACCACAGTGCCTGGGCTTTGTATTTATTCCTGGTCACCGTCGCCGACGCCCAAGGGTTGAGCTACTACTCCGATCCCGCCATCGGTCGGCATCTGAAAATGGACACTCTGGCATTGTCGGCCGCTCGCCAGCAACTGGTCCAAGCCGATCTGATTGCCTACCGAAAGCCGCTCTACCAGGTTCTCGCCTTGCCGGATCACCCAGAAGCGTCCGCCAGCCCGGGTTCATCGCGAACCGGACAGGCGCAATCGGTTGCCGAGGTTTTACGCCGGGCTTTGGAGGGAGGCGCTAAGTGATCGATTACGAAACGTACTGCCAGTTGCGCCAACTTCACGACGAGAAGGGTTTGAAAGTCTCTCAGATTGCCGCCGAACTTCACCTGGATCCCAAGACGGTTGAGCGATGGATCGAGCAACCCACCTATCAGCAGCGCCAGGCAACCCGGCGTGCCAGCAAGTTGGATTCGTTCCGGGGCCAAATCGCCGCCCTGCTCGAGCGCCACCCCTACACCGCCCAGCAACTCCTGCAGCAGCTGCGTCAGCAGGGCTACGCTGGAGGCTACACTATCCTCAAGGATTTCGTGCGCCAGGTCCGGCCGGTGCGCAAGCCGGCTTATTTGATGCTGGAGTTTTCCCCAGCCGATTGTGCCCAAGTGGACTGGGGCAACTTTGGTTCCGTAGCCGTTGGTTCGACCCGCCGACGCTTAAGCTTCTTTGTCATGGTGCTGTGTTACAGCCGGATGATGTATGTGGAGTTCACCTTGTCCGAAGGCATGGAACAGTTCCTGTCCTGTCACCGCCATGCCTTTGAGTTTTTTCAGGGGGTCAGTGCCAAGGTAGTCATCGATAACCTTAAGGTCGGCGTGCTGCGTCATCCTTCCGGCCAGAAAGCGCTGTTTCATCCGCGCTACCTGGATCTGGCGGCCCATTACGGCTTCGAGCCAGTCGCCTGCAACGTCCGGAAGGGGAACGAAAAAGGGCGCGTAGAAAATGGCGTGGGCTACGTGAAGAAAAACTTCCTCAACGGCTTGGAAATCCCTTCTTTCGCCGCAGTCCGTCCAGCTGCCATTCAATGGCGGGACACTGTGGCCAATGTCCGCATTCACGGTGAAACTCATCAAAAACCCATCGACCTGTTCACCCAGGAGAAGCCTCGGTTAAGGCCACTGCCGGTCATGCCCTACGACTGCGCCGTTGTGCGTCCCATCGGCGCCAATGGATGTTGTCATGTCGTGTTGGACACCAATCGCTACTCGGTGCCGCACCTCTACGCCTCGCAAAAGCTCACCCTCAAGCTTTATCCCGATCAAGTGCTACTCTTTCACCACGAAACCCTCATCGCCACTCATCCACGCTGCTACGACCGCCGTCAGAAAATCAGCAACCCCGATCATACCAAGGACCTTTTGGTGCAGCGCAAGAAAGCGCGCGAGCAAACTCTGTTGCTAGCGTTCCTGGCCCTCAGTACCCACGCCGAAGCTTACGCTCGCAAACTGGAAGACAAGCGCCTCAACAGCCGGCATCACATCCAGAAGATCGTCGCCTTGAGCGAAATCTACGGCCCGGAAAAGGTCAACCGCGCACTCCAGGACGCGTTGGCTTTCGAGGCGTACGGCTGCGAATACATTGCCAATATCCTGGAACAACGCGAACGACCCGAGGTCTCGCCGGGCGCCTTGCACCTAACCCGGCGGCAGGATCTTCTGGAACTGGAACTGCCCCCGGCCGATCTCACCCCCTACGAACCTAAACCAAACCCATGAAACCCAATCCTTCCTTACTCTCACAGCATCTGGACTACCTGAAACTGCCCTTCCTGCAAACACACCATCTGGAAGTGGCCCAACAAAGCGCTCAACAGCAGTGGGACCATGTCGAATACCTGCGGCGGTTAATCGAAGGCGAATATACCGGACGCCGCCAGCGCGTCATTGAACGGCGGGTTAAAGCCGCTCGGTTCCCGGTGATTAAAACTCTTGAGCAGTTTCGCTGGGACTGGCCTAAGAAAATCAATCGGCTCCAGGTCCAAAATCTCTTTCGATTGGAGTTCGTCTCGCAGAAGGCCAACGTCGTACTGCTGGGCAACGTCGGATTAGGCAAGACTCACTTAGGCACCGCCTTGGGCTATGCCGCTTGTCAGGAGGGCTATTCGGTCCTCTTTGCCGATGCCATCAGCGTCATCAACGATCTGTCCGCCGCTCAAAAGCGCGGCCTGCTCAAACGGCAACTCAAGCGGTATTTGGGCCCGGAACTATTGATATTGGACGAGGTCGGCTACCTTCCGATTGACCAGCACGGTGCCGACCTACTCTTCCAGGTGATCAGCCAGCGCTACGAACGCGGTTCCATCGTTTTGACGACGAACAAACCTTTCAAGCAGTGGCCTTCGATCTTTAACAATGACAGCACTATCGCCTCGGCTGTCTTGGACCGGCTACTCCATCACGCCGAGACCATTGTGATTGAAGGGGCCAGTTACAGAATGAAGGACCAGACGAATCCATGACGCCTTTACGCCGCGAATTTTCGAACAGCCGTGACCGGAATTTCAAACCGCCGGTTTTCCGCCACA carries:
- the istA gene encoding IS21 family transposase; the encoded protein is MIDYETYCQLRQLHDEKGLKVSQIAAELHLDPKTVERWIEQPTYQQRQATRRASKLDSFRGQIAALLERHPYTAQQLLQQLRQQGYAGGYTILKDFVRQVRPVRKPAYLMLEFSPADCAQVDWGNFGSVAVGSTRRRLSFFVMVLCYSRMMYVEFTLSEGMEQFLSCHRHAFEFFQGVSAKVVIDNLKVGVLRHPSGQKALFHPRYLDLAAHYGFEPVACNVRKGNEKGRVENGVGYVKKNFLNGLEIPSFAAVRPAAIQWRDTVANVRIHGETHQKPIDLFTQEKPRLRPLPVMPYDCAVVRPIGANGCCHVVLDTNRYSVPHLYASQKLTLKLYPDQVLLFHHETLIATHPRCYDRRQKISNPDHTKDLLVQRKKAREQTLLLAFLALSTHAEAYARKLEDKRLNSRHHIQKIVALSEIYGPEKVNRALQDALAFEAYGCEYIANILEQRERPEVSPGALHLTRRQDLLELELPPADLTPYEPKPNP
- the istB gene encoding IS21-like element helper ATPase IstB: MKPNPSLLSQHLDYLKLPFLQTHHLEVAQQSAQQQWDHVEYLRRLIEGEYTGRRQRVIERRVKAARFPVIKTLEQFRWDWPKKINRLQVQNLFRLEFVSQKANVVLLGNVGLGKTHLGTALGYAACQEGYSVLFADAISVINDLSAAQKRGLLKRQLKRYLGPELLILDEVGYLPIDQHGADLLFQVISQRYERGSIVLTTNKPFKQWPSIFNNDSTIASAVLDRLLHHAETIVIEGASYRMKDQTNP